The following proteins are co-located in the Triticum urartu cultivar G1812 unplaced genomic scaffold, Tu2.1 TuUngrouped_contig_62, whole genome shotgun sequence genome:
- the LOC125530281 gene encoding histone H4, whose amino-acid sequence MSGRGKGGKGLGKGGAKRHRKVLRDNIQGITKPAIRRLARRGGVKRISGLIYEETRGVLKIFLENVIRDAVTYTEHARRKTVTAMDVVYALKRQGRTLYGFGG is encoded by the coding sequence ATGTCGGGGCGCGGCAAGGGCGGCAAGGGGCTCGGCAAGGGCGGCGCGAAGCGCCACCGCAAGGTCCTGCGCGACAACATCCAgggcatcaccaagccggcgatCCGGAGGCTGGCCCGGAGGGGCGGCGTGAAGCGCATCTCGGGGCTCATCTACGAGGAGACCCGCGGCGTGCTCAAGATCTTCCTCGAGAACGTCATCCGCGACGCCGTCACCTACACCGAGCACGCCCGCCGCAAGACCGTCACCGCCATGGACGTCGTCTACGCGCTCAAGCGCCAGGGCCGCACCCTGTACGGCTTCGGCGGCTGA
- the LOC125530282 gene encoding SAC3 family protein A-like isoform X2: MAAQGGEAAAGSDPKPNEGWSVEQTSSSQYQPSASGHHAWSSSSGASWNYSVDNTNQNAVYYDPQRDVSVSGATQNVTNGAPHVTQPAVGTTNATNTYAPYSNSVQPAYNAAQYPNYYYNYPQPANDSSLHQGVDQSSGAAYQPLTSFPNSGSYVGPTSNTYYNAGADQTAQAYATNNYYYQNQAWSGGSSGDVHAQTYQTYAPSDTNAAQSSCSLPTTSFHYPQQYNQWSNYYDQSAPNSGALAVAGNSASDTKSPSAGSGYTYPSTQPPPPGTTQRKNDAVAPTAPPQAVGITGFQSQHVNQAPGAPGFQSQHVNQAPGAPGFQSQHVNQAPGAPGFQSQHVNPAPGVQGFQSQYVNLSPDTPGFQSQHVNPAPVTPGFQSQHLNQAPGNPGYENPYANKTAAVSGFQNHYINQAPAYQQNSTSHSQLPLSNQRDQQKALHAQGPSSNVYSVNHVNENSQPTLQGFAKTVASVNKVHIPTNPRIAPGFPMSMPQTGKKLEADSSLKPAYVGVSMPKTDMNAAQDGHGAAVQGSFPVSLCTYVERNLSRCKDDAQRSATQSIMKEMITKATADGTLHTKNWDIEPLLALPENAKGTNMTRRSPSRRTKSRWEPVAEEKVTNKVEVVSKEPAKSNACTTWENTRRTGNTWNLGNFVQSRQPPTSQWNQRPSKKQRIGGNANLTKNGNASSDSDKEQDLTKYYASSIALTNSPEEKKRREHRSKRFERGQGASSKSTSSIPYKDGAANVYTRGAISMLNNRSNGDGASLAVEDIDWDALTIKGTCQEIEKRYLRLTSAPDPATVRPEDVLEKALHMVETSEKNYLYKCDQLKSIRQDLTVQRIQNELTVKVYETHARLALQAGDLSEYNQCQSQLTRLYGEGIAGCHLEFSAYNLLCVMLHSNNKRDLLSSMASLSKEARLDETVKHALAVHSAVSSGNYVMFFKLYKKAPGLNSCLMDLYVERMRFEAIKCMSKSYRPTVPVRYVTRVLGFTRVDVLCEANVADGLEECEEWLKAHGAVLAVDENSGELQIDTKVSSASLYMPEPDNAVSHGDASLAVDDFLARAS, from the exons ATGGCGGCTCAGGGAGGCGAGGCGGCTGCCGGATCCGACCCCAAGCCCAACGAG GGCTGGAGTGTAGAGCAGACAAGTTCATCTCAGTACCAACCTTCAGCATCGGGTCATCATGCGTGGTCTTCTTCAAGTGGGGCTTCCTGGAACTATTCAGTGGATAATACAAACCAAAATGCAGTTTATTACGATCCACAAAGGGATGTCTCAGTTTCAGGGGCTACTCAAAATGTGACAAATGGTGCACCTCATGTGACTCAACCGGCTGTGGGCACAACTAATGCAACCAATACTTATGCACCTTACTCAAATTCTGTTCAACCTGCCTACAATGCTGCACAATATCCAAACTATTACTATAACTATCCACAACCTGCAAACGATTCTTCTCTTCACCAAGGAGTAGATCAAAGTTCAGGTGCTGCATATCAGCCTCTTACTTCATTTCCGAATTCAGGATCTTACGTTGGTCCTACAAGTAACACATATTATAATGCTGGTGCTGATCAGACTGCGCAAGCATATGCcaccaacaactattattatcaAAACCAGGCCTGGTCTGGAGGAAGTTCTGGAGATGTTCACGCCCAAACATATCAGACTTACGCTCCATCAGATACTAATGCTGCCCAGAGTTCTTGTTCTCTGCCCACCACTTCTTTCCACTATCCTCAACAGTACAACCAGTGGTCTAATTATTATGACCAGTCTGCACCAAACTCCGGTGCCTTAGCAGTTGCTGGCAACAGTGCTTCTGATACAAAATCTCCTAGTGCCGGTTCTGGTTATACATATCCGAGCACCCAGCCGCCTCCACCGGGTACTACCCAACGGAAAAATGATGCTGTTGCACCTACTGCACCTCCCCAG GCGGTGGGAATCACAGGGTTTCAAAGCCAGCACGTCAACCAGGCACCAGGTGCCCCAGGGTTTCAGAGCCAGCATGTCAACCAGGCACCAGGCGCCCCAGGGTTTCAAAGCCAGCACGTCAACCAGGCACCAGGCGCCCCAGGGTTTCAAAGCCAACACGTCAACCCGGCACCAGGCGTGCAAGGATTTCAAAGCCAGTATGTCAACCTGTCACCAGACACTCCAGGATTTCAAAGCCAGCATGTCAATCCGGCACCAGTCACACCAGGGTTTCAAAGCCAGCACTTGAACCAGGCACCAGGCAACCCAGGTTATGAAAACCCCTATGCTAACAAGACAGCTGCCGTCTCAGGGTTTCAGAACCATTATATCAACCAGGCACCAGCTTACCAACAAAACTCTACAAGTCATAGCCAGTTACCATTAAGTAACCAACGAGATCAACAGAAAGCTTTGCATGCGCAAGGTCCAAGCTCAAATGTTTATTCAGTCAATCATGTTAATGAAAACTCTCAACCAACTTTGCAGGGTTTTGCGAAAACAGTTGCCAGTGTAAATAAAGTACACATCCCGACAAATCCTCGAATAGCTCCAGGTTTCCCAATGTCAATGCCCCAAACCGGGAAGAAATTAGAAGCTGATTCATCGCTAAAACCTGCTTATGTTGGTGTTTCCATGCCCAAGACTGACATGAATGCAGCTCAAGATGGTCATGGAGCTGCCGTTCAG GGATCATTCCCTGTTTCACTTTGTACTTATGTCGAGCGGAATCTTTCCCGTTGCAAGGATGATGCCCAGAGATCTGCCACCCAAAGCATCATGAAGGAG ATGATCACCAAGGCAACTGCTGATGGGACCCTTCATACTAAGAATTGGGACATTGAGCCGTTATTAGCTTTGCCAGAAAATGCTAAAGGCACAAATATGACAAG GAGGAGCCCGAGTAGACGTACGAAGAGTAGGTGGGAGCCTGTTGCAGAGGAAAAAGTAACTAACAAGGTGGAGGTTGTTTCGAAAGAGCCAGCAAAAAGTAATGCCTGCACTACTTGGGAAAATACTAGAAGAACG GGTAACACTTGGAATCTTGGAAACTTTGTCCAGTCGCGTCAGCCTCCTACAAGCCAATGGAATCAGAGGCCCTCTAAAAAGCAGCGGATTGGTGGTAATGCGAATCTAACAAAAAACGGGAATGCTTCTAGTGACAGTGATAAGGAGCAGGATCTTACGAAATATTATGCCAGTTCAATTGCACTAACAAATTCACCGGAGGAGAAGAAGCGACGAGAGCATAGATCTAAGCGATTTGAACGTGGTCAGGGTGCATCATCAAAATCTACGAGTTCCATACCATATAAGGATGGAGCAGCCAATGTATACACAAGGGGAGCCATTTCAATGCTTAACAATAGAAGTAATGGAGATGGTGCTAGCTTGGCGGTGGAGGACATCGACTGGGATGCACTTACAATTAAGGGAACATGTCAGGAAATTGAGAAACGATATCTACGCCTTACATCCGCACCTGATCCAGCCACT GTAAGGCCAGAAGATGTCTTAGAGAAAGCTCTTCACATGGTTGAAACATCTGAAAAGAATTACCTCTATAAATGTGATCAATTGAAATCTATCAGGCAAGACCTTACTGTTCAGAGGATTCAGAACGAGCTGACTGTCAAG GTTTATGAAACTCATGCACGCTTAGCACTTCAAGCTGGAGATTTGTCCGAATATAATCAG TGTCAATCACAGCTGACGAGGTTATACGGTGAAGGAATCGCTGGCTGTCATCTTGAGTTCTCCGCTTACAACTTGTTGTGTGTCATGTTACACTCTAATAACAAAAGGGACTTGCTTTCATCCATGGCAAG CTTGTCAAAGGAGGCCAGGCTAGACGAAACAGTCAAGCATGCGCTTGCAGTTCATTCTGCTGTTTCATCTGGAAACTATGTCATGTTCTTTAAATTATACAAGAAGGCACCTGGCTTGAACTCATGTCTTATGG ACCTCTATGTTGAGCGGATGCGTTTTGAGGCAATAAAATGCATGTCAAAATCTTATCGGCCAACTGTACCTGTGAGATATGTTACACGAGTTTTGGGATTCACAAGAGTTGACGTACTTTGTGAGGCTAACGTAGCTGATGGTTTAGAAGAATGTGAGGAATGGTTAAAAGCACATGGTGCCGTTCTTGCAGTAGATGAAAATAGCGGAGAATTACAGATAGACACAAAG GTTTCTTCTGCTTCTCTATACATGCCGGAGCCTGATAATGCTGTTTCACATGGTGATGCATCTCTTGCCGTAGATGATTTTTTGGCGCGAGCATCATAA
- the LOC125530282 gene encoding SAC3 family protein A-like isoform X1: MAAQGGEAAAGSDPKPNEGWSVEQTSSSQYQPSASGHHAWSSSSGASWNYSVDNTNQNAVYYDPQRDVSVSGATQNVTNGAPHVTQPAVGTTNATNTYAPYSNSVQPAYNAAQYPNYYYNYPQPANDSSLHQGVDQSSGAAYQPLTSFPNSGSYVGPTSNTYYNAGADQTAQAYATNNYYYQNQAWSGGSSGDVHAQTYQTYAPSDTNAAQSSCSLPTTSFHYPQQYNQWSNYYDQSAPNSGALAVAGNSASDTKSPSAGSGYTYPSTQPPPPGTTQRKNDAVAPTAPPQAVGITGFQSQHVNQAPGAPGFQSQHVNQAPGAPGFQSQHVNQAPGAPGFQSQHVNPAPGVQGFQSQYVNLSPDTPGFQSQHVNPAPVTPGFQSQHLNQAPGNPGYENPYANKTAAVSGFQNHYINQAPAYQQNSTSHSQLPLSNQRDQQKALHAQGPSSNVYSVNHVNENSQPTLQGFAKTVASVNKVHIPTNPRIAPGFPMSMPQTGKKLEADSSLKPAYVGVSMPKTDMNAAQDGHGAAVQGSFPVSLCTYVERNLSRCKDDAQRSATQSIMKEMITKATADGTLHTKNWDIEPLLALPENAKGTNMTSNAKDSSPFSFSTSRRSPSRRTKSRWEPVAEEKVTNKVEVVSKEPAKSNACTTWENTRRTGNTWNLGNFVQSRQPPTSQWNQRPSKKQRIGGNANLTKNGNASSDSDKEQDLTKYYASSIALTNSPEEKKRREHRSKRFERGQGASSKSTSSIPYKDGAANVYTRGAISMLNNRSNGDGASLAVEDIDWDALTIKGTCQEIEKRYLRLTSAPDPATVRPEDVLEKALHMVETSEKNYLYKCDQLKSIRQDLTVQRIQNELTVKVYETHARLALQAGDLSEYNQCQSQLTRLYGEGIAGCHLEFSAYNLLCVMLHSNNKRDLLSSMASLSKEARLDETVKHALAVHSAVSSGNYVMFFKLYKKAPGLNSCLMDLYVERMRFEAIKCMSKSYRPTVPVRYVTRVLGFTRVDVLCEANVADGLEECEEWLKAHGAVLAVDENSGELQIDTKVSSASLYMPEPDNAVSHGDASLAVDDFLARAS; encoded by the exons ATGGCGGCTCAGGGAGGCGAGGCGGCTGCCGGATCCGACCCCAAGCCCAACGAG GGCTGGAGTGTAGAGCAGACAAGTTCATCTCAGTACCAACCTTCAGCATCGGGTCATCATGCGTGGTCTTCTTCAAGTGGGGCTTCCTGGAACTATTCAGTGGATAATACAAACCAAAATGCAGTTTATTACGATCCACAAAGGGATGTCTCAGTTTCAGGGGCTACTCAAAATGTGACAAATGGTGCACCTCATGTGACTCAACCGGCTGTGGGCACAACTAATGCAACCAATACTTATGCACCTTACTCAAATTCTGTTCAACCTGCCTACAATGCTGCACAATATCCAAACTATTACTATAACTATCCACAACCTGCAAACGATTCTTCTCTTCACCAAGGAGTAGATCAAAGTTCAGGTGCTGCATATCAGCCTCTTACTTCATTTCCGAATTCAGGATCTTACGTTGGTCCTACAAGTAACACATATTATAATGCTGGTGCTGATCAGACTGCGCAAGCATATGCcaccaacaactattattatcaAAACCAGGCCTGGTCTGGAGGAAGTTCTGGAGATGTTCACGCCCAAACATATCAGACTTACGCTCCATCAGATACTAATGCTGCCCAGAGTTCTTGTTCTCTGCCCACCACTTCTTTCCACTATCCTCAACAGTACAACCAGTGGTCTAATTATTATGACCAGTCTGCACCAAACTCCGGTGCCTTAGCAGTTGCTGGCAACAGTGCTTCTGATACAAAATCTCCTAGTGCCGGTTCTGGTTATACATATCCGAGCACCCAGCCGCCTCCACCGGGTACTACCCAACGGAAAAATGATGCTGTTGCACCTACTGCACCTCCCCAG GCGGTGGGAATCACAGGGTTTCAAAGCCAGCACGTCAACCAGGCACCAGGTGCCCCAGGGTTTCAGAGCCAGCATGTCAACCAGGCACCAGGCGCCCCAGGGTTTCAAAGCCAGCACGTCAACCAGGCACCAGGCGCCCCAGGGTTTCAAAGCCAACACGTCAACCCGGCACCAGGCGTGCAAGGATTTCAAAGCCAGTATGTCAACCTGTCACCAGACACTCCAGGATTTCAAAGCCAGCATGTCAATCCGGCACCAGTCACACCAGGGTTTCAAAGCCAGCACTTGAACCAGGCACCAGGCAACCCAGGTTATGAAAACCCCTATGCTAACAAGACAGCTGCCGTCTCAGGGTTTCAGAACCATTATATCAACCAGGCACCAGCTTACCAACAAAACTCTACAAGTCATAGCCAGTTACCATTAAGTAACCAACGAGATCAACAGAAAGCTTTGCATGCGCAAGGTCCAAGCTCAAATGTTTATTCAGTCAATCATGTTAATGAAAACTCTCAACCAACTTTGCAGGGTTTTGCGAAAACAGTTGCCAGTGTAAATAAAGTACACATCCCGACAAATCCTCGAATAGCTCCAGGTTTCCCAATGTCAATGCCCCAAACCGGGAAGAAATTAGAAGCTGATTCATCGCTAAAACCTGCTTATGTTGGTGTTTCCATGCCCAAGACTGACATGAATGCAGCTCAAGATGGTCATGGAGCTGCCGTTCAG GGATCATTCCCTGTTTCACTTTGTACTTATGTCGAGCGGAATCTTTCCCGTTGCAAGGATGATGCCCAGAGATCTGCCACCCAAAGCATCATGAAGGAG ATGATCACCAAGGCAACTGCTGATGGGACCCTTCATACTAAGAATTGGGACATTGAGCCGTTATTAGCTTTGCCAGAAAATGCTAAAGGCACAAATATGACAAG CAACGCAAAGGATTCAAGTCCCTTCTCCTTTTCAACATCTAGGAGGAGCCCGAGTAGACGTACGAAGAGTAGGTGGGAGCCTGTTGCAGAGGAAAAAGTAACTAACAAGGTGGAGGTTGTTTCGAAAGAGCCAGCAAAAAGTAATGCCTGCACTACTTGGGAAAATACTAGAAGAACG GGTAACACTTGGAATCTTGGAAACTTTGTCCAGTCGCGTCAGCCTCCTACAAGCCAATGGAATCAGAGGCCCTCTAAAAAGCAGCGGATTGGTGGTAATGCGAATCTAACAAAAAACGGGAATGCTTCTAGTGACAGTGATAAGGAGCAGGATCTTACGAAATATTATGCCAGTTCAATTGCACTAACAAATTCACCGGAGGAGAAGAAGCGACGAGAGCATAGATCTAAGCGATTTGAACGTGGTCAGGGTGCATCATCAAAATCTACGAGTTCCATACCATATAAGGATGGAGCAGCCAATGTATACACAAGGGGAGCCATTTCAATGCTTAACAATAGAAGTAATGGAGATGGTGCTAGCTTGGCGGTGGAGGACATCGACTGGGATGCACTTACAATTAAGGGAACATGTCAGGAAATTGAGAAACGATATCTACGCCTTACATCCGCACCTGATCCAGCCACT GTAAGGCCAGAAGATGTCTTAGAGAAAGCTCTTCACATGGTTGAAACATCTGAAAAGAATTACCTCTATAAATGTGATCAATTGAAATCTATCAGGCAAGACCTTACTGTTCAGAGGATTCAGAACGAGCTGACTGTCAAG GTTTATGAAACTCATGCACGCTTAGCACTTCAAGCTGGAGATTTGTCCGAATATAATCAG TGTCAATCACAGCTGACGAGGTTATACGGTGAAGGAATCGCTGGCTGTCATCTTGAGTTCTCCGCTTACAACTTGTTGTGTGTCATGTTACACTCTAATAACAAAAGGGACTTGCTTTCATCCATGGCAAG CTTGTCAAAGGAGGCCAGGCTAGACGAAACAGTCAAGCATGCGCTTGCAGTTCATTCTGCTGTTTCATCTGGAAACTATGTCATGTTCTTTAAATTATACAAGAAGGCACCTGGCTTGAACTCATGTCTTATGG ACCTCTATGTTGAGCGGATGCGTTTTGAGGCAATAAAATGCATGTCAAAATCTTATCGGCCAACTGTACCTGTGAGATATGTTACACGAGTTTTGGGATTCACAAGAGTTGACGTACTTTGTGAGGCTAACGTAGCTGATGGTTTAGAAGAATGTGAGGAATGGTTAAAAGCACATGGTGCCGTTCTTGCAGTAGATGAAAATAGCGGAGAATTACAGATAGACACAAAG GTTTCTTCTGCTTCTCTATACATGCCGGAGCCTGATAATGCTGTTTCACATGGTGATGCATCTCTTGCCGTAGATGATTTTTTGGCGCGAGCATCATAA